Genomic segment of Agrobacterium larrymoorei:
GCATTCGCGCAGAACACGACCAGCAAGATGGACGGCATGAAGCTTTCAAGCGATCAGCCGATTGCGATCGAAAGCGACCAGCTCGAGGTGCGTGACCAGGAGCGCAAGGCTTACTTCACCGGCAACGTCAAGGTCGTTCAGGGAACCACCACACTTCAGGCTGGCAAGATGACCGTGCTCTACAAGAGCAGCGGCGATGGCCAGCAGACGGCATCTGTCGCCAGCGGCAACGCGGATATCGACAAGATTTTCGTCGACAACTCCGTCTATCTGACATCCGGTACGCAAAAAGCCACCGCCGACCATGGCGAATTCGACATGGCGTCGCAGACCTTCACGCTTTCCGGCAAGCAGGTCGTTTTGTCTCAGGACACCAATGTCTTTACCGGTTGCAAGCTTACCGTGTTGATGAATACGGGCGAAGCGAAGCTGGAAAGCTGTGGCGGACCGGTTCGCATCATGCTCGACCCCAAGTCGCAGAAAAAGCAGTAAGTTCGCGCATCGTGAAGATACCATCCATCTCAAAGCTTCTTGGCGGAGGTTCCGCGCGCGCGTCGGAAAGCGACATCGCGCCGGGTGACAAGGCGCGCTATGAAGGCACGCTGATCGCCCACGGCCTGACCAAGACCTACAATACCAGACGCGTCGTCAACGGCGTTTCGCTGGTCGTTCGTCGTGGCGAAGCGGTCGGTCTTCTCGGGCCTAACGGCGCCGGCAAGACCACCTGTTTCTATATGATCACCGGTCTCGTTCCCGTCGACAGCGGCAAGATCGCGATCAATGGCAACGACGTTACCGGCATGCCGATGTATCGCCGCGCGCGCCTTGGCGTCGGTTACCTTCCGCAGGAAGCGTCGATCTTTCGTGGCCTGACGGTCGAGGAAAACATCCGCGCCGTTCTGGAAGTGCACGAGAAGGACGAGAAGAAAAGGAACAGGAAGCTCGATGAGCTTCTCGAAGAGTTTCACATTTCCCAACTGCGCAAGTCTCCAGCAGTCGCCCTTTCGGGCGGTGAGCGCCGTCGTCTGGAAATTGCGCGTGCATTGGCGACCGATCCGACATTCATGCTGCTGGATGAACCTTTCGCAGGCGTGGACCCGATCTCGGTCAGCGATATTCAGAACCTCGTTCGCCACCTGACGGCACGCGGCATCGGCGTTCTAATCACCGACCACAATGTGCGTGAAACGCTCGGCCTTATCGACCGCGCCTACATCATCCATGCCGGTGAAGTTCTGACCCATGGTCGCGCGAACGAAATCGTCAACAATGCCGATGTTCGCCGTCTTTATCTGGGTAATAACTTCAGCCTTTAGCTTTTGTTGGAATAAGCGAAGGCAGGAACGCGCGGACACTCAAGATTCTTCCCCAAGAATCGACTCTTGACCTTGACCAAACCAAAATAAAAAGCAATTTTTGGGCCAAGTTCTCTTTGTTTTGCTAAACAATCAAAAAAAGTTGGCAGACGAGAGATTTTTTGGGGAGTTGAGCGTCCGTCATGGCCTTGTCAGCCAGCCTGTTGCTGCGTCAAAACCAGTCACTTGTGATGACTCCACAGCTGATGCAGTCGATCCAGCT
This window contains:
- a CDS encoding LptA/OstA family protein, with the protein product MMQISRPAHFSTATGFAAAILLASLTSPAFAQNTTSKMDGMKLSSDQPIAIESDQLEVRDQERKAYFTGNVKVVQGTTTLQAGKMTVLYKSSGDGQQTASVASGNADIDKIFVDNSVYLTSGTQKATADHGEFDMASQTFTLSGKQVVLSQDTNVFTGCKLTVLMNTGEAKLESCGGPVRIMLDPKSQKKQ
- the lptB gene encoding LPS export ABC transporter ATP-binding protein is translated as MSKLLGGGSARASESDIAPGDKARYEGTLIAHGLTKTYNTRRVVNGVSLVVRRGEAVGLLGPNGAGKTTCFYMITGLVPVDSGKIAINGNDVTGMPMYRRARLGVGYLPQEASIFRGLTVEENIRAVLEVHEKDEKKRNRKLDELLEEFHISQLRKSPAVALSGGERRRLEIARALATDPTFMLLDEPFAGVDPISVSDIQNLVRHLTARGIGVLITDHNVRETLGLIDRAYIIHAGEVLTHGRANEIVNNADVRRLYLGNNFSL